A single window of Rickettsiella endosymbiont of Dermanyssus gallinae DNA harbors:
- the mnmE gene encoding tRNA uridine-5-carboxymethylaminomethyl(34) synthesis GTPase MnmE: protein MSQLSNFEEKGLDTIAAIATPSGRGGIGVVRLSGPDTPTIAAALLGHLPKPRYAEYLSFLEADGTAIDEGLALHFPAPHSFTGEHVLELQGHGGPIILDCLLKRVLKLGARLARPGEFSERAFLNNKLDLIQAEAIADLIDAESEQSARAAVRSLQGEFSKLINGMVETLIALRMYLEAAIDFSDETIDFLNDSDVHKKLNTILLEIRKIKQAAKQGALLQEGMQLAIVGPPNAGKSSLLNKLSGQGSAIVTSVAGTTRDVIREKIVIDGLSIQLVDTAGLRKTEDEIEQEGIKRSLSEIKKADRVLYVVDSTLMSLDDLESLYQIDFLKNLSLKKRLTVIRNKIDLCGEKANLRQEADFDVISLSIKTGEGLSLLKDYLKVSVGYHGALQGNFSARRRHLQALDNAEKALSDGLQKLVTYQYPELLAEDLVIAQNHLNEITGKFTAEDLLGKIFSSFCIGK from the coding sequence TTGAGTCAATTATCCAATTTTGAAGAAAAAGGTCTAGATACCATCGCTGCCATTGCTACCCCTTCAGGACGAGGGGGAATTGGGGTTGTTCGTCTTTCTGGACCCGATACACCCACGATTGCAGCCGCTTTACTGGGTCACTTACCTAAACCTCGGTATGCCGAATATCTGAGCTTTCTGGAAGCCGATGGAACGGCTATAGATGAAGGTCTTGCGCTTCATTTTCCAGCCCCTCATTCCTTTACGGGAGAGCATGTTTTAGAACTACAAGGGCATGGAGGTCCCATTATCCTGGATTGCTTACTGAAGCGAGTTTTAAAATTAGGAGCACGGTTAGCACGGCCCGGCGAATTTTCAGAACGTGCATTTTTAAATAATAAATTAGATCTGATTCAAGCAGAAGCGATTGCTGATTTAATTGATGCAGAGTCAGAGCAATCAGCGCGGGCTGCCGTACGTTCTCTACAAGGGGAATTTTCCAAACTTATTAATGGGATGGTAGAGACCCTCATTGCTTTGCGCATGTATTTAGAAGCAGCTATTGATTTTTCGGATGAAACCATTGATTTTTTAAATGACTCGGATGTACATAAAAAATTAAATACAATTTTATTAGAGATTAGAAAAATAAAGCAGGCGGCTAAACAGGGGGCGTTGTTACAAGAAGGCATGCAACTTGCTATTGTCGGCCCACCTAATGCCGGTAAATCGAGTTTATTGAATAAACTAAGCGGTCAAGGTTCCGCTATTGTTACTTCGGTTGCGGGAACAACACGGGATGTTATTCGAGAAAAAATAGTTATTGATGGTCTCTCAATACAACTTGTAGATACAGCAGGGTTAAGGAAAACAGAGGATGAAATTGAACAGGAAGGTATAAAAAGAAGTTTATCTGAAATAAAAAAAGCGGATCGTGTTTTATATGTTGTTGATAGCACGTTGATGTCGCTCGACGATCTGGAATCATTATATCAAATAGATTTTTTAAAAAATTTATCACTTAAGAAGCGTTTGACGGTGATACGGAATAAAATAGACCTCTGTGGCGAAAAGGCGAATTTACGGCAAGAAGCCGATTTTGACGTGATCAGTTTATCGATAAAAACGGGTGAAGGTTTGTCACTGCTGAAGGATTATCTTAAAGTAAGTGTAGGCTATCATGGTGCATTACAAGGTAACTTTAGTGCAAGACGTCGACATTTACAGGCACTCGATAATGCTGAAAAGGCACTTTCTGATGGGCTGCAGAAATTAGTGACGTATCAATATCCAGAGTTATTGGCCGAAGATCTTGTTATTGCACAAAATCACTTAAATGAAATTACAGGAAAATTTACGGCAGAAGATCTATTAGGAAAAATTTTTTCTAGTTTTTGTATTGGAAAATAA
- the yidC gene encoding membrane protein insertase YidC gives MELARVFLLGALFLIAFMLWNAWQNEYPNTQALKAPTPVVEKHVAAEMRKLPDAQVDEGQTTGQGQRFIHVKTDALDVVIDTQGGNIVQANLLNYPEHANEANSQPFQLLSNNPDSYYVAQSGIAGSDKPTLQYKSAQINYNLSADQSELDVNLLCTSCGNVAIQKQFVFKRGDYLVPINYQINNHSNTLWKGQLYTQFQQKKRVPAHSLFNISSYIGGAISTQEKPYQKVSFDKMGDGISMATENGWVAMLQHYFISAWVPPAGLYHFYSYGKDNNYTLGMLGNPFQVEPGAQYTAQAKLYLGPESMDRLKAVAPHLDLTVDYGILWFISMALFWLLKHIHRVVGNWGWSIVIVTVLIKLAFYHLSAKSYRSMAAMRNLQPRLNALKERYADDRQKLTQATMELYKAEKVNPLGGCLPILVQIPVFIALYWMLLESVELRQAPFILWIHDLSTKDPYYILPILMGITMFVQQRLNPPPPDPTQAKVMQFLPILFTALFLNFPAGLVLYWVVNNTLSILQQWYITRRMELQFNQKNLKKR, from the coding sequence ATGGAACTGGCTCGTGTTTTCTTATTAGGCGCCTTATTTCTAATCGCATTTATGCTGTGGAATGCCTGGCAAAATGAATACCCTAATACTCAGGCACTAAAAGCGCCAACGCCAGTGGTAGAAAAGCACGTTGCGGCGGAGATGAGGAAACTACCTGACGCTCAAGTAGATGAAGGGCAAACGACGGGCCAGGGGCAACGTTTTATACACGTTAAAACCGATGCTTTAGATGTTGTCATCGATACTCAGGGAGGAAACATCGTTCAAGCGAACCTTTTAAACTACCCAGAGCATGCCAACGAGGCAAATTCTCAGCCTTTTCAATTACTCAGTAATAATCCAGATAGCTACTATGTTGCACAAAGTGGGATAGCAGGCTCTGATAAACCGACGCTTCAGTATAAAAGCGCGCAAATAAATTACAATTTAAGCGCTGATCAATCTGAACTAGATGTTAATTTACTCTGTACTAGCTGCGGGAATGTCGCTATTCAGAAACAGTTTGTTTTCAAGCGAGGTGATTATCTCGTTCCTATTAATTACCAGATAAATAATCATAGCAATACCCTGTGGAAAGGGCAGCTCTATACACAGTTTCAGCAAAAAAAACGTGTTCCTGCCCATAGCCTGTTTAATATTAGTTCTTATATAGGCGGAGCAATTTCTACCCAGGAAAAACCCTATCAAAAAGTTAGCTTTGATAAAATGGGTGATGGGATTTCTATGGCGACAGAAAACGGCTGGGTCGCTATGTTGCAGCATTATTTCATTAGTGCTTGGGTTCCACCGGCGGGGCTATACCATTTTTATAGTTATGGAAAGGATAATAATTATACCTTGGGTATGTTAGGCAATCCTTTTCAGGTTGAGCCGGGGGCGCAATATACCGCTCAAGCTAAACTTTATTTGGGTCCAGAAAGCATGGACCGCCTAAAAGCAGTTGCCCCTCATCTCGATTTAACCGTTGATTATGGCATTTTATGGTTTATTTCAATGGCTCTCTTTTGGCTATTGAAGCATATCCACCGGGTGGTGGGTAATTGGGGTTGGTCCATTGTTATTGTGACGGTGCTTATAAAATTAGCGTTTTATCATTTGTCGGCTAAGAGCTATCGTTCTATGGCGGCAATGCGCAACCTACAGCCTCGTTTAAATGCACTTAAGGAACGCTATGCAGACGATAGACAGAAGCTAACCCAAGCGACAATGGAGCTCTATAAGGCTGAGAAAGTGAACCCTCTAGGAGGCTGTTTGCCTATCTTAGTGCAGATCCCTGTCTTTATTGCGCTCTATTGGATGCTTTTAGAAAGCGTTGAATTACGCCAAGCACCGTTTATTTTATGGATACATGATCTATCAACCAAAGACCCCTATTATATTTTACCTATTTTGATGGGTATCACGATGTTTGTGCAGCAGCGTTTAAATCCGCCACCACCGGACCCTACGCAAGCAAAAGTAATGCAGTTTTTACCTATTCTCTTTACAGCCTTGTTTTTAAATTTCCCAGCCGGGCTGGTGTTGTATTGGGTCGTCAATAATACGCTTTCAATATTGCAGCAATGGTACATTACGCGCAGAATGGAACTACAATTTAATCAAAAAAATCTAAAAAAGCGTTAA
- the waaF gene encoding lipopolysaccharide heptosyltransferase II has product MQKLGFCRHDKDQDSGNMINFSSTVNSKKILIISPAWIGDIIIAQALFKYLKQQDPEKTLDIIAPHWSHGLLSAMPEINKIMDMPLGHSQFQLKRRWQIGKSLRNESYDQAIVLPNSWKSAIIPFAARIPLRTGWRGEMRFGLLNDWQVLNKKKFPLMVQRFLALGGISPFTNEIIPWEPYKPHLQTNTTQVKNTLTNLSLSLSEKPLLVLCPGAAYGPAKRWPTEHFAEVANTKHKEGWQVCLLGSKSDQSAAQSIQKLTENRCIDLIGKTSLTQAIDILSLANVVISNDSGLMHCAAALNRPLIALYGSSSPEFTPPLTNCKRILLLNLSCSPCFQRECPLVHFNCLKQLKPKQVLAAIKELTCK; this is encoded by the coding sequence ATGCAAAAACTGGGTTTTTGTCGTCATGACAAAGACCAAGATTCAGGGAATATGATCAACTTTTCAAGCACGGTTAATTCTAAAAAGATCCTTATTATCAGTCCCGCATGGATTGGCGATATTATCATTGCACAAGCTTTATTTAAATACCTAAAACAACAAGACCCTGAAAAAACACTCGATATTATAGCCCCGCACTGGAGCCATGGCTTACTTTCGGCAATGCCAGAAATCAATAAAATAATGGATATGCCGCTAGGCCATTCCCAATTTCAACTGAAACGACGTTGGCAAATTGGAAAATCACTCAGAAATGAATCCTACGATCAGGCGATTGTTCTACCTAATTCTTGGAAATCAGCCATTATTCCTTTTGCTGCACGTATCCCCTTACGAACAGGCTGGCGAGGAGAAATGCGTTTTGGCTTATTAAATGATTGGCAAGTATTAAATAAAAAAAAATTCCCGTTAATGGTGCAACGCTTTCTGGCATTAGGGGGAATATCTCCCTTTACTAATGAAATAATTCCCTGGGAACCTTATAAGCCTCATTTACAAACGAATACAACACAAGTAAAAAATACCTTAACCAATCTATCTCTATCGCTTTCAGAAAAACCACTTCTTGTACTCTGTCCTGGTGCCGCTTATGGGCCTGCCAAGCGCTGGCCTACTGAACATTTTGCTGAAGTAGCTAATACAAAACACAAAGAAGGTTGGCAAGTTTGTCTATTAGGTTCGAAGAGTGATCAATCGGCTGCTCAATCTATACAAAAATTAACTGAAAATAGATGTATTGATCTCATTGGTAAAACTTCATTAACACAAGCCATTGATATTTTGTCACTGGCTAATGTAGTCATCAGCAATGATTCTGGCTTAATGCACTGTGCAGCGGCATTAAACAGACCATTGATTGCTTTATACGGTTCTAGCAGTCCGGAGTTCACGCCACCGTTAACAAACTGCAAACGTATATTATTGCTCAATCTTTCCTGTAGTCCTTGTTTTCAGCGAGAATGCCCACTAGTCCATTTTAATTGTTTAAAACAATTAAAACCTAAACAAGTATTAGCGGCTATCAAGGAGTTAACATGTAAATGA